From Halorientalis litorea:
ATGTCGAGCGTGTCCGGCGTGAGGTCGTACTCGAACCGGTAGTAGTAGGCGACCTGATACCCCGCGCCGAGGAGGAAGCCGAGGGGAGCGAGGACGAAAATCAGGCCGACGGTGTCGGTGCTGTCGGGGACGAGGAAGTTCGACATGCTGGTCAGGAAGAAGGCGACGCTCCCGACCACGAGCCCCCGCTGGATGCCGCGCACGAGGGCACTCAGCGGGTGCAGTCTCATACCGCGTCCTCCGGTTCGCTCTCGATGGCGAGGTCACGGAGTCGATTGCGGAGGTCGCGGGCTTGGTCGGGCGTCAGGCCCGGCACGGTCACGTCCGCGCCCCGTGACCCGGCGGTGTAGACGACGACCTGTCCGAGTCCCAGCAGGCGGTCGAGCGGGCCACGCCGCGTGTCGACGTGCTGGATTCGGACGTAGGGGACGGCCGTGTCGACTTTCGTCACGACGCCACGCTCCAGCGCGAGCGCGTCGGGTTCCAGTTCGTACCCCCAACTGCGGTACAGCAGGAGGACGTACACGACGACGACGGGGAGGACGACGGCGGCGACGCCCACGCCGAGGAACGGCGATATCGTCAGCAGAAACCGGTCGACGGCGGTGACGATACCGCCGAGGACGAGGGCGACGAGGAGGCCGACGAGTCCCCAGCGGAGGCGAACGCGAGGATGGAGGGCGTTCATGGCTCTATCCTCGCGCGCGACGGGTGAATAATTGTCGATGCCCTCTCACGTCCATCGGTCGAGACCCGCCTGCACGGTGGCGTCCTCGATGCGTTCGAACCCCCGTTCGACCTCGTCGCCCGCGACGCCCCACTCCCCGACGACGTACTCGCGGGCCGCCGACAAGTCCGGGTCGATGTCGGTGTCGAACGTCACGTCCTCGTTCACCGGCGGGTTCAAAAAGAGGTCACGCACCCGGTCGGCATTCTCGACGGCGACGCCGCGGGCCTCGAATACGCCCCAGATGTCGCCGTGTTCCGTGATTGCCTTCACTGCCGTCTTCGGGCCGATGCCGGTGACGCCCTCGTTGAAGTCGGTGCCACAGAGGATGCCCACGTCGACAAGTTGCTCCCACGTCAGCCCGTGGTCCGCGAGCGTTGCGTCGAGGTCCATGCACTCGGGGTCGCCGCTGGCCGTGAGGCCTCGGAGCGTCAGGGGCGACCCGAACAGCAGGGCGTCGTAGTCCTCGGTGCCCGCGTAGTCCACCACCCCGGAACGGGCCATCCGGGCGGCTTGGGCCTCGCCCTCGGCGGGCGCGTCGACCACCGGCACGTCCAACCGTTCGAGCAGGCCCCGCGTCGTCTCGATGATGGTGTCGGTCAGCCGCTGGGTGCGCGAGTCCAGCGTCGCCACCCTCGCCGCGTCCCCTTCCTCGCGGGCGGCTTCGAGTTCCTTCTCGTATTGCTCGCGCTGTTCGCGGCGTTTCTCGACTTCGGCTTCCTTCAGGTCGGTGACGCCGCCGTCGAAGACGAACACGGGCGTCACGTCGTGTTCGAGGAACTTCGGGAGGCCCTGTACGACGCCGATGAGGTTCGCCACCTCCTCGCCGTCGGCGGTGGTGTACGCCGAGTCCCGCGTGAACTTCACCGTCGTCGTCAGGTAGCGGTACAGCCAGTTGTGGGCGTCCACCGCGACGACCGACCCCTCAAGATCGTCGTAAGCCACGTCCTCGATGGCCGCGAGGTCGCGTAAATCTGCGTTTCCCATCGCAGTCTCGTTAGTGTGGCCCGGGCTTGAAACCCCCGACAGGTTCCGCCGTCACTCCGGCACCGGCACGACCGGCGGCGGACTAGCGTCCGACTTCCGGACCAGAAACGCCCGCTCGTCCGCGCTCAACTCGCGGTCACGGAACGCCTCGAACCCGCGTCGGTACGTCTCGGGCGACCGGTCGCTCGGGTGTTCGAGCACGAGTTCCGCGATGCCGGTCTCCTCGCCGGTGAACCCGAACCCGGCGCGGGAGAGGGCTTCGTAGGCGAAGACGTTGTTGACCGCAATCGTCACGCGGTCGTACCCCCGCTCGTGGGCACGCGCGGTGGCGAAGCGCGCGAGTCGCGGGCCGATTCCCTCGCCGCGCCGGTCGGCCCGCACCGTGATGTACCGGAGCCACAGGGTGTCGGCGTCGGTCCGGTCCTCGTTGAACGAGACGGCGGCCACCACCTCGCCGTCGTCCAGCACCACGGCCTTCCCGGTGTTCGACATCACGAACTTCCCGGCGTAGCTGAACCGCTCGTGGTCGAGACGGAGCGTCGGGCCGTCCGGCGGCCACCCGCGTACCGCGAACTCCATACCGAAGCCAGCGGTGCCTGCGGCTTGTACCCTGTGGGACACACTTACGACTGCGTGTCCCCTTCCTCCGCCGTGGCACACGACCGCTCTCCCGGCGATGTCCGGTTGTTCGACCGCTTCGCGACCGTCTACGACCGGTTCAAGCCAGCGACCGACGCCGCTACGGTCGCACCCGCGCTCGAACTCGCCGAGCGGGACGTGACCCGCGTCCTCGACGTGGGCGGCGGGTCCGGACAGGGCGTCCGCGGCCTCGATATCGCGTCGTCGCTCGTCGTCGACCCGGCACCCGGTATGGTCCGCCGGGCGGCCGACCGTGGTGTGGCCGCGGTTCGCGGGGACGGACGGCACCTCCCGGTTCGAGACGAGTCGGTCGACGCGGTGTTGATACTCGACGCGCTTCACCACATGCACGACCGGGCGGCCGTCATCGAGGAGGCGGCACGCATCCTCGAGCCGGGCGGCGTCCTCGCGGTACTGGAGTTCGACCCGACGACGCTCCCGGGGCGCGCACTCGTCGCTGGGGAGCATCTCGTCGGCTTCGACTCACAGTTTTACACACCGGCAGACCTCGCTGCTCGGGTCCGGGCCGCCGGACTCCGAGCGTCTATTCCTCGCCGTGGCTTCGAGTACCTCGTCGCGGGCGTCAAGCCCGCCGAGTCGGGGGACACAAGTCCGCCCGGTCCGAACGGCCCCGCATGAGTACCGTGGCCGACCGCGTTCGCGGACGCGTGGACCTCTCGGTGTCGACGGCGGGGTTGCTGCTCGGTGACCTCGTGGCAATCGCCGCGTTCGTAATCATCGGCGAGATGAGTCACAGTATCGACCCGCTGGCGAACCCCGGTATCGTCGCCGATACGTACGTCCCGTTCCTCGTCGGGTGGCTCCTCGCGGCCGGGTTGGCGGGCGTATATGCCCGTGGACTGCACGAGTCGCCGCGTCGGAAGGCCGTCACAGTCCTCGGGGCGTGGCTCGTGGCGGACGCCGTCGGGCAGTTGCTCCGGTCGACGGCGTACTTTCACGGCGACGCCGCGCTGACGTTCGCGCTCGTCGCGGCCGCCGTAGGTGGTCTCTTCCTCGTTGCCTGGCGGTTGGTCCTCGTCGCGGTTATGCCCCGGTTCCGGTCGACGGGGCGCGCGTAACGAGGAACGCGCCCAGCCCAGCACCACAGAGCGCGACGCCGCCGAGGACCAGAAACAGCTGTTCCGGCGAGAAGTACGTCAACATCGCTCCGGCGACGACGGCACCGAGCGCGCCGATGCCGAAGGTGCCGAGATACGTGAACCCGTACGAGAGGCCGCGCGTCCCGGCCGGGGTGTACTCGGCCACGGCCGCCTGATAGAACGGCTGGATGAGAAAGAGGAAGAAGCCGAGCAGTGCGGAGACCACCAGCAGGGCACCGAGGCCGAGTGCCGCCGCCGGGAGAAAGAGGACGGCGACGACGGCCAGCGCGGTGAATCCGGCCGCGATGCCGATTTCCGGGCGACCCCGGTCCGTCAGCCGTCCGGCGGTGTACTGCCCGCCGACGCCGACCATCAGCAGGCCGACGTAGAGGTAATCGCCGGGCTGGTACGTCCGACCGGCGAGTTCGACGGGCGCGAGCGCGGGCACGTTCTGGAGGAGTTCGGGGAGGAACGTCAGCGTCCCGCGGTAGAACAGTCCGGAACAGAGCGTGACGAGGAAGACGGCGGCGAAGGCACCCGCGAACAGCGTGACCGAGGCCGAACGGAACTCAGCGAACGAACTGACGCCGGTTCCGGCGCGCCCGTCCTCACTGCCGCCGTCGGTGGCCGTCACTGCCGCACGCTCGTCGATGTCGACGCGGATGGCGTAGACGGCCGCGAGTGCCGCCGGGACGGTCAGCACGGCGACGACGGCCCGCCAGTCCAGCACGAGGAGCAGGAGGATGGTCACCAGCGGACCGACGGCGATGCCGATGTTGCCGGCCATCCCGTGATACGCGAAGGCACTGCCACGCTGTTCGACGCCCCGGGAGATGAGCGAGAGCCCCGAGGGGTGATAGACGCTGGCCGCGACGCCCCAGATAGCGAGTGCGACGCCGACCAGCACGGGCGAGGGGGCGACGGCCAGCAGGAGGAACGACAGGCTCATCCCGGCGAGACAGCCGGTGATGAGGATACGCGCGTCGATGCGGTCCACGAGGATGCCGGAGGGGAGCGCGCCGAGTCCGAACAGGCCGTAGCCGACGGTGACCAGCGCGCCGATGGTCGCGGCGTTGACGGGGAACTGCGTGAGGCCGAGATCGATTGCGGTGAACGTGTCGAGCCAGATGGGGACCAGTATCGGGATAGACAACTCGTAGGTGTGAACCATCGCGTGCGCGACGGCGACGAGGCCCACGATAGAGCGGTCGTTGTCGTTCACGCTCGCGCTTCACGGCTCAGCGGCTTCAACGCGTCGGTTGCGTTCGCTCGGAGGGGACTCAATACGCCCCGGTTGGCCCGGGGCAAGGTGTCAGTGCAGGTGCAGGTGCAGTGAGTGGAGGCACCCGTCTCTGGGGGGAGACCGACTGGCTCACCGCCGCTCGGCGACGGACACGGCGATATCCGACTGGAGCCACGCGTGGTGGTTCTCCCGGTCGTAGATGACGTACTCGTCGGTTCCGATGACGAGTTCCGCGTACCGGTCCGTCCGGTCCTCACCCGTGCCGTCGTCGTGGTTGGTATCGTGGCTGCTCATCGGTACCATGGCGGCTATACCGCCGTTGGGCTGCCTCCACTCGAGAGAAGTTCCCCGACGTAAATAATTCCGTCCATGCTGTTATCATCCCGAATAACAGAAACTAATTTATGCAAAGCTCTCTAGTCGATTATTTCATAAATTGATACTGGAGACGGCCCGGCCCGTCTCCGCTTCCGGCATACCGACGACCTCCGCCTGAGCCACGCCACCGTCACCGAACCTCGTCAGACTTCGCACGCTCGGAACGACGGGGCTCGGGCCGAAACTGCCGGCAAAACCAATCCGTAAGTTATAGACATGTCATTCCGAAA
This genomic window contains:
- a CDS encoding PH domain-containing protein, with protein sequence MNALHPRVRLRWGLVGLLVALVLGGIVTAVDRFLLTISPFLGVGVAAVVLPVVVVYVLLLYRSWGYELEPDALALERGVVTKVDTAVPYVRIQHVDTRRGPLDRLLGLGQVVVYTAGSRGADVTVPGLTPDQARDLRNRLRDLAIESEPEDAV
- a CDS encoding MFS transporter, which gives rise to MNDNDRSIVGLVAVAHAMVHTYELSIPILVPIWLDTFTAIDLGLTQFPVNAATIGALVTVGYGLFGLGALPSGILVDRIDARILITGCLAGMSLSFLLLAVAPSPVLVGVALAIWGVAASVYHPSGLSLISRGVEQRGSAFAYHGMAGNIGIAVGPLVTILLLLVLDWRAVVAVLTVPAALAAVYAIRVDIDERAAVTATDGGSEDGRAGTGVSSFAEFRSASVTLFAGAFAAVFLVTLCSGLFYRGTLTFLPELLQNVPALAPVELAGRTYQPGDYLYVGLLMVGVGGQYTAGRLTDRGRPEIGIAAGFTALAVVAVLFLPAAALGLGALLVVSALLGFFLFLIQPFYQAAVAEYTPAGTRGLSYGFTYLGTFGIGALGAVVAGAMLTYFSPEQLFLVLGGVALCGAGLGAFLVTRAPSTGTGA
- a CDS encoding GNAT family N-acetyltransferase, which codes for MEFAVRGWPPDGPTLRLDHERFSYAGKFVMSNTGKAVVLDDGEVVAAVSFNEDRTDADTLWLRYITVRADRRGEGIGPRLARFATARAHERGYDRVTIAVNNVFAYEALSRAGFGFTGEETGIAELVLEHPSDRSPETYRRGFEAFRDRELSADERAFLVRKSDASPPPVVPVPE
- a CDS encoding DUF3054 domain-containing protein, yielding MSTVADRVRGRVDLSVSTAGLLLGDLVAIAAFVIIGEMSHSIDPLANPGIVADTYVPFLVGWLLAAGLAGVYARGLHESPRRKAVTVLGAWLVADAVGQLLRSTAYFHGDAALTFALVAAAVGGLFLVAWRLVLVAVMPRFRSTGRA
- a CDS encoding class I SAM-dependent methyltransferase; protein product: MAHDRSPGDVRLFDRFATVYDRFKPATDAATVAPALELAERDVTRVLDVGGGSGQGVRGLDIASSLVVDPAPGMVRRAADRGVAAVRGDGRHLPVRDESVDAVLILDALHHMHDRAAVIEEAARILEPGGVLAVLEFDPTTLPGRALVAGEHLVGFDSQFYTPADLAARVRAAGLRASIPRRGFEYLVAGVKPAESGDTSPPGPNGPA
- the fen gene encoding flap endonuclease-1; translation: MGNADLRDLAAIEDVAYDDLEGSVVAVDAHNWLYRYLTTTVKFTRDSAYTTADGEEVANLIGVVQGLPKFLEHDVTPVFVFDGGVTDLKEAEVEKRREQREQYEKELEAAREEGDAARVATLDSRTQRLTDTIIETTRGLLERLDVPVVDAPAEGEAQAARMARSGVVDYAGTEDYDALLFGSPLTLRGLTASGDPECMDLDATLADHGLTWEQLVDVGILCGTDFNEGVTGIGPKTAVKAITEHGDIWGVFEARGVAVENADRVRDLFLNPPVNEDVTFDTDIDPDLSAAREYVVGEWGVAGDEVERGFERIEDATVQAGLDRWT
- a CDS encoding DUF7331 family protein, whose translation is MSSHDTNHDDGTGEDRTDRYAELVIGTDEYVIYDRENHHAWLQSDIAVSVAERR